A part of Bacillus rossius redtenbacheri isolate Brsri chromosome 1, Brsri_v3, whole genome shotgun sequence genomic DNA contains:
- the LOC134527450 gene encoding uncharacterized protein LOC134527450: MSGGWCGRGDRARRFAKRPAVICYDSPAAARVDKQLYDTLRHEALLGEAVQDLTVPRRSARTWTVRRGELCRISVVEGSQVGDVNFWNLHNPKERFYSGKTRQLHSTHLTTYDRLWSNLPYLRPMATVVADSIKYGIDEDGASVHDVIGTRCDDYTYKLITGKERAMSCHTYLTRAAELAGLKEEDVHDVWNIFMCTGFTRDTNQYFTKASPAQKGDYIEFIAEMDLLVGMSTCPQGDVSIAVGQEVPESLCHPLGVQVFKATNPTVKLP, from the exons ATGTCTGGGGGCTGGTGCGGTAGAGGCGACAGAGCGCGCAGGTTCGCGAAGAGGCCGGCTGTGATCTGCTACGACAGCCCGGCGGCGGCGCGCGTGGACAAGCAGCTGTACGACACGCTGCGCCACGAGGCGCTGCTGGGCGAGGCGGTGCAGGACCTCACTGTGCCCAGGAGGTCGGCCAGGACCTGGACCGTGCGTCGGGGCGAGCTGTGCCGGATCTCCGTCGTGGAGGGCTCCCAG gtTGGAGATGTCAATTTCTGGAACCTACACAACCCTAAAGAAAGATTTTACTCAG GTAAAACACGCCAGCTTCATTCTACACATCTCACCACCTACGACCGGCTGTGGAGCAACCTACCATACTTGCGGCCGATGGCTACTGTGGTTGCTGATTCCATCAAGTACGGCATCGACGAAGATGGCGCCAGCGTGCACGATGTCATTG GAACACGTTGTGATGATTACACGTACAAACTGATCACTGGCAAGGAACGCGCGATGTCTTGCCACACTTACCTAACCAGGGCCGCCGAGCTCGCAGGTCTCAAGGAAGAGGACGTGCACGACGTATGGAACATCTTTATGTGCACTGGCTTCACAAGG GACACGAACCAGTATTTCACTAAGGCAAGTCCAGCCCAAAAAGGAGATTACATAGAGTTCATTGCTGAAATGGATTTATTAGTGGGAATGTCTACTTGCCCCCAAG GAGATGTGTCGATAGCTGTGGGGCAAGAAGTACCAGAGAGCTTGTGCCATCCGCTAGGAGTGCAGGTGTTCAAGGCTACCAACCCGACTGTGAAGTTGCCATAA